Proteins encoded within one genomic window of Novipirellula galeiformis:
- a CDS encoding ZIP family metal transporter — MTGSLLAVYCILIIAGSVTGGWLPAIIRMTHLRTQLLMSFVAGLMLGIAMLHMLPHAFQLMHSAPLAGGAALGGIVAMFILLRAFNTHAHGAIETSSGEASGAGHDHSHDHDHDHDHGHKHTHSHKPSRDIGWLGMLLGLGLHTLMDGVALAASVTAESHHNPWLGLAGLGTFLAVVLHKPLDAFAITSVMRKGGWTSTQQSLVNLTFSLACPIGAILFYIGVNYLSADGTLLGWGLAISAGFFICISLSDLLPEVAFHDHDRLKLTSALLIGIALAVGIESLPGHSHTVTPPVVDAVTLEMASETP; from the coding sequence ATGACGGGCTCTTTATTGGCGGTCTATTGTATTTTGATCATTGCCGGATCCGTCACGGGGGGATGGTTGCCTGCGATCATTCGGATGACCCATTTGCGAACTCAATTGCTGATGAGTTTCGTGGCCGGATTGATGCTGGGCATTGCGATGCTGCACATGTTGCCACATGCGTTTCAACTGATGCACTCGGCGCCGTTGGCCGGTGGAGCTGCGTTGGGGGGGATCGTTGCCATGTTCATTCTGCTACGCGCGTTCAATACGCACGCTCATGGGGCCATTGAAACCTCCAGTGGCGAAGCGAGCGGGGCTGGCCACGACCATAGCCACGATCACGATCACGACCATGATCATGGCCACAAACATACTCATAGCCACAAGCCATCCCGAGACATTGGTTGGCTGGGAATGTTGCTCGGGCTGGGCTTGCACACGCTGATGGACGGCGTGGCGCTCGCGGCGAGTGTGACCGCAGAATCCCACCACAATCCGTGGTTGGGACTGGCGGGGCTGGGGACGTTCTTGGCCGTCGTGTTGCATAAGCCGCTCGATGCCTTTGCGATCACATCGGTGATGCGAAAGGGAGGCTGGACATCGACTCAGCAAAGCTTGGTCAATTTGACGTTCTCGTTGGCGTGCCCCATCGGTGCGATTTTGTTTTACATTGGTGTGAACTACCTGTCCGCTGACGGAACGCTGTTGGGGTGGGGGTTGGCGATCTCAGCGGGCTTCTTTATCTGTATTTCGCTATCGGACTTGCTGCCGGAAGTGGCGTTCCATGATCATGATCGTTTAAAGTTGACCTCGGCGCTGCTGATCGGCATTGCCTTGGCCGTGGGGATCGAAAGTCTGCCTGGGCATAGCCACACCGTCACCCCACCGGTTGTGGATGCGGTGACGTTGGAAATGGCAAGCGAGACTCCCTAG
- a CDS encoding mannitol dehydrogenase family protein, with translation MNHSTPLNQKNLPQLSGEIICPQYDRSRLTAGIVHVGVGGFHRSHEAYYTDALLKTGDASGWGICGVGLRPEDRKIAAVLEQQDFLYTLILKHADGKIENRVMGSLMGFLLGCDDPMAVIDAMASPDTRIVSLTITEGGYNMDTNTGEFDFTNPDAQHDVENPTHPKLVFGYLTAALRKRRDLGLPAFTVQSCDNIQHNGNLTRKMLLGFARRQDPELAEWIESEVCFPNAMVDRITPVTTEADIKYLSDQLGLQDEWPVTCEPFCQWVIEDRFSNGRPEWEKVGVQFVPDVTPYETMKLRLLNAGHSVLGILGSVFGYETIDECVTDKLFATYLRAFMDLEATPTLDAVAGIDLDAYKETLIERFGNPNIKDSLPRICLESSSKLPVFLIPTVMENLQRGGSVQYAALVIATWCFYSDRGVDQHGKPLEIVDKLKDDLHKAAKGTGDDKLSFLKLKSVFGDLAENERFSKVYAEMIDRVYEHPDVSSSMRTILGRKD, from the coding sequence ATGAACCACTCGACTCCATTGAATCAGAAAAACCTCCCGCAGCTGTCCGGCGAAATCATTTGTCCCCAATACGATCGTAGCCGCTTGACCGCTGGGATCGTGCATGTGGGGGTGGGTGGGTTCCATCGTTCGCACGAAGCCTATTACACCGATGCGTTGCTGAAGACCGGAGACGCGTCGGGGTGGGGGATTTGCGGCGTCGGCTTGCGGCCAGAGGATCGCAAAATTGCTGCCGTGCTCGAGCAGCAAGATTTTCTGTACACGTTGATTCTTAAACACGCCGATGGAAAGATCGAAAATCGGGTGATGGGGTCGCTGATGGGATTCCTATTAGGGTGTGACGACCCCATGGCAGTGATCGACGCCATGGCGAGTCCCGATACCAGAATCGTTTCGCTGACGATCACCGAAGGCGGCTACAACATGGATACCAACACCGGCGAATTCGATTTCACCAACCCTGATGCGCAGCACGATGTCGAGAACCCGACCCATCCCAAATTGGTGTTCGGATACCTAACGGCCGCCCTACGAAAACGGCGAGACCTGGGGCTGCCAGCATTTACGGTCCAGTCCTGCGACAACATCCAGCACAACGGAAACCTGACCCGAAAAATGCTACTGGGTTTTGCACGCAGACAGGATCCCGAACTGGCCGAGTGGATCGAGAGCGAGGTTTGTTTCCCCAATGCAATGGTCGATCGAATCACCCCGGTGACCACGGAAGCCGATATCAAGTACCTGAGCGATCAATTGGGTTTGCAGGATGAATGGCCGGTCACTTGCGAACCGTTTTGCCAATGGGTTATCGAGGACCGCTTTTCCAATGGCAGGCCGGAATGGGAAAAGGTCGGGGTTCAGTTCGTCCCCGATGTCACTCCCTACGAAACGATGAAGCTCCGGTTGCTCAATGCGGGCCATAGCGTGCTGGGAATTCTGGGGTCGGTTTTTGGTTACGAAACCATCGATGAGTGTGTGACTGATAAACTTTTTGCCACGTATCTACGCGCGTTCATGGACCTCGAAGCGACGCCCACGCTGGACGCCGTCGCTGGCATCGATCTGGATGCCTACAAAGAGACTCTGATCGAACGATTCGGGAATCCGAATATTAAAGACAGCCTTCCACGGATCTGTCTGGAAAGCTCCAGCAAACTTCCTGTGTTCTTGATCCCGACGGTCATGGAGAATCTGCAGCGCGGTGGCAGCGTCCAATATGCGGCGTTGGTGATCGCCACTTGGTGTTTCTACAGCGACCGAGGCGTGGACCAGCATGGCAAGCCACTGGAAATCGTGGACAAGCTAAAAGATGACTTGCACAAGGCCGCCAAAGGAACGGGTGATGACAAATTGTCGTTCCTGAAACTGAAGTCGGTATTTGGCGATCTGGCCGAAAATGAACGGTTCAGCAAAGTCTATGCAGAGATGATCGACCGGGTTTATGAACACCCGGACGTCTCCTCGTCGATGCGAACGATCTTGGGCCGCAAAGATTAG
- a CDS encoding DUF1559 domain-containing protein: protein MKRRNGFTLVELLVVIAIIGVLVGLLLPAVQAAREAARRMQCSNNLKQVSLAMHNYHDSFGSFPAGAWGWGWGTWVVATLPYIEQGSLYELYDHGKKYDIPDTSGRYSSTTNRQVTEQRLSAHTCPSDIPGTYSEMPLHNYGANFGNTDYAQAANLNGVVHGGAPFRVVNNGDQDIFKKFRDVIDGTSNTFLFGEILQGLASNDLRGMSWWGINSNFTTYLPPNTSLPDRLHTTSYFTNQPEMNLPCAVSTTTDPTMFAARSRHPGGVQVGLCDGSVRFITDSINLNTYRALSTTQGGEVVGEY, encoded by the coding sequence ATGAAACGTCGAAATGGGTTTACGCTTGTCGAATTGTTGGTCGTGATTGCGATCATTGGCGTCTTGGTCGGGCTACTATTGCCTGCGGTGCAAGCCGCACGCGAGGCGGCGCGGCGGATGCAGTGCAGCAATAACTTGAAACAGGTTAGCTTGGCGATGCACAACTACCACGACTCTTTTGGGTCGTTCCCGGCGGGTGCCTGGGGTTGGGGCTGGGGGACATGGGTCGTTGCTACGCTTCCCTACATTGAACAGGGGAGCTTGTATGAGCTGTATGACCATGGCAAAAAGTATGACATCCCAGATACGTCAGGACGTTATAGCTCGACGACCAATCGGCAAGTGACCGAGCAGCGTCTCAGTGCTCATACTTGTCCCAGCGACATCCCGGGCACTTACTCAGAAATGCCGCTCCATAACTATGGTGCGAACTTTGGCAACACCGATTATGCCCAGGCCGCCAACCTGAATGGCGTCGTGCACGGCGGCGCGCCCTTTCGAGTGGTCAACAACGGTGATCAGGATATTTTCAAAAAGTTCCGCGATGTCATCGACGGCACCAGCAATACTTTTCTGTTTGGCGAAATTTTGCAAGGCTTGGCTTCCAACGATCTTCGTGGGATGTCGTGGTGGGGGATCAATAGCAACTTCACCACCTATCTGCCCCCCAATACTAGTCTGCCCGATCGCTTGCACACGACGAGCTATTTTACAAATCAACCGGAGATGAATCTCCCCTGCGCGGTATCGACGACGACCGATCCCACCATGTTCGCCGCGCGGAGCCGCCACCCCGGCGGTGTTCAAGTCGGGTTATGTGACGGTTCCGTCCGGTTCATCACTGACTCGATCAACTTGAATACCTACCGAGCACTCAGTACCACTCAAGGAGGCGAGGTGGTGGGCGAATATTGA
- a CDS encoding tautomerase family protein: MPLATIKVIEHVFSADEKQQIIERVTDAIVSVEGESLREKTVVIVEEVSSGDWGIGGKPLTSDAVTQLRTAM; this comes from the coding sequence ATGCCACTTGCAACCATTAAAGTGATCGAACACGTTTTCTCTGCGGATGAAAAGCAACAGATAATCGAGAGGGTCACCGATGCGATCGTCTCGGTAGAGGGCGAAAGCCTACGTGAAAAGACGGTCGTGATTGTTGAGGAAGTCAGCAGCGGGGACTGGGGAATTGGCGGCAAACCGTTGACTTCCGATGCAGTAACGCAGCTTCGAACGGCGATGTAG
- a CDS encoding calmodulin-binding protein, with product MLRHLLFAAVLFGSCFALADSASADQRAYGQNWGGQAGARDWNRFYHYPYVYYPQNFYSQEYFQSSDSLYHRYPQEMRIPVYNKKWHNYYPSSRRFHQGHHFILDVF from the coding sequence ATGCTCCGCCATTTATTGTTTGCCGCTGTCTTGTTTGGCAGTTGTTTTGCGTTGGCCGATTCGGCCTCGGCCGACCAACGCGCTTATGGTCAAAATTGGGGCGGGCAAGCGGGTGCCCGTGATTGGAACCGGTTCTATCACTACCCCTACGTCTATTACCCGCAAAACTTTTACAGCCAAGAATACTTCCAAAGCAGCGATAGCCTGTACCATCGTTATCCCCAGGAAATGCGGATTCCGGTGTACAACAAGAAGTGGCACAACTATTACCCCAGCAGTCGCCGCTTTCACCAAGGCCATCACTTTATCCTCGACGTGTTCTAG
- a CDS encoding Mrp/NBP35 family ATP-binding protein has translation MSALNPDSVRAAIESFPDPETGRPIGSMGQIKDVQVEGHSATVTLALTSHSQPIAEEVAEAIEAKIVAAVPGTQAKVEVIEHVRPPARLGQVGLRVKSVIAVGSGKGGVGKSTVAASIALMLRQLGSKVGLMDADVYGPSVPHLLGLSGRPAVNSDKKIEPIMLSDDSGRPPMPVMSMGFLVEPDQAVIWRGPMLHGSINQFLGDTHWGELDYLVIDMPPGTGDIALTLSQALPLAGSVVVCTPQEVALLDAIKAISMFRKVNIPILGMVENMSGFTCPDCGKTYDIFGRGGARAKAEELGIAFLGALPIDIELRTAGDEGRLATALCENDRARKPFETTAKALVRALASKAAANPPKPSLPTL, from the coding sequence ATGTCCGCTTTGAATCCTGACTCTGTTCGCGCTGCGATTGAATCGTTTCCTGATCCTGAAACTGGACGTCCGATTGGCTCGATGGGGCAAATCAAGGACGTCCAAGTCGAAGGCCACTCCGCCACCGTGACGTTGGCGCTGACGTCCCACTCTCAACCGATCGCGGAGGAGGTGGCCGAAGCCATCGAAGCCAAGATCGTCGCTGCAGTGCCAGGAACTCAAGCGAAGGTCGAGGTCATCGAGCACGTGCGGCCTCCCGCACGCCTCGGCCAAGTCGGTCTACGCGTCAAAAGCGTGATCGCAGTAGGCAGCGGCAAAGGGGGGGTCGGCAAGAGCACCGTGGCAGCTTCGATCGCATTGATGTTGCGACAACTCGGCAGCAAGGTCGGATTGATGGACGCCGACGTGTACGGCCCTAGCGTTCCGCACCTGCTGGGATTGTCCGGTCGCCCCGCCGTGAACTCCGACAAGAAGATCGAGCCAATCATGCTAAGCGATGACAGCGGTCGTCCGCCGATGCCGGTGATGTCGATGGGCTTCCTTGTCGAGCCCGACCAAGCGGTGATTTGGCGTGGTCCGATGTTACACGGATCGATCAACCAATTTTTAGGCGACACCCATTGGGGCGAACTCGACTACCTCGTGATCGACATGCCCCCCGGAACCGGTGACATCGCATTGACGCTTTCGCAAGCGCTGCCGCTTGCGGGCAGCGTGGTGGTATGCACCCCACAAGAAGTCGCTTTGCTCGATGCGATCAAGGCGATCAGCATGTTTCGCAAGGTCAACATTCCGATCTTGGGGATGGTTGAGAACATGAGCGGATTCACGTGCCCGGACTGTGGCAAGACCTACGACATCTTTGGACGCGGTGGAGCGCGAGCGAAGGCCGAGGAGCTGGGGATTGCATTCCTCGGTGCATTGCCGATCGACATTGAACTGCGGACCGCGGGAGACGAAGGGCGGTTGGCAACCGCGCTTTGCGAAAATGATCGCGCTCGAAAGCCGTTCGAAACGACGGCGAAAGCACTCGTCCGCGCCCTCGCATCGAAGGCCGCCGCAAACCCACCGAAACCCAGTTTGCCAACGCTGTAG
- a CDS encoding site-2 protease family protein — protein sequence MLQDPPVSDYDLHFELFGFRVRIAWSFWLGALIFGFYLVRAVDDRFIASGDGSPGKLALLILWALCMLVSILIHELGHAFAFRQFGIQSSIVLYHFGGLAIPSSTFGTGRGSGQLNEKQDLWVALAGPLAQIVSAMLLVGVFVVSGFRVEALAWIDSVVPLGLTKIPGVMEGDPITSSGLYALVLFYTFPSVLWALLNLVPVWPLDGGRIMNSLVLLNGGRREQALWISVFAAGLLTLYAFNHRQTFMGILFLSLAFSNYQMLQQTGRWR from the coding sequence ATGCTTCAAGATCCCCCCGTTTCCGATTACGACCTGCACTTCGAATTGTTTGGATTTCGGGTCCGAATTGCTTGGTCGTTTTGGCTCGGAGCTTTAATTTTTGGATTTTATTTGGTCCGCGCCGTCGATGACCGATTCATTGCATCCGGAGACGGCAGTCCAGGAAAATTGGCGCTGCTAATCTTGTGGGCGCTATGCATGTTGGTCTCGATTTTGATCCATGAATTGGGGCATGCGTTTGCCTTTCGTCAGTTCGGTATTCAGTCTTCGATTGTGCTTTATCACTTCGGTGGGCTAGCGATTCCGAGCTCGACGTTTGGTACCGGTCGCGGGTCGGGACAGCTAAACGAGAAGCAAGATTTATGGGTGGCTTTGGCTGGTCCTCTGGCCCAAATCGTCTCGGCAATGTTGTTAGTCGGCGTCTTCGTGGTGTCGGGATTTCGAGTCGAAGCCCTGGCCTGGATCGACAGCGTGGTGCCCTTGGGTTTGACCAAGATTCCGGGGGTGATGGAGGGCGATCCGATCACCAGTTCCGGCTTGTATGCGTTGGTGTTGTTCTACACTTTTCCTAGTGTTTTGTGGGCGCTTTTGAATTTGGTTCCTGTTTGGCCACTCGATGGCGGACGGATCATGAACTCGCTTGTGCTACTCAATGGTGGACGTCGCGAACAAGCGCTTTGGATCAGCGTTTTTGCTGCGGGGTTGTTGACGCTGTATGCGTTTAACCATCGTCAAACGTTTATGGGCATCTTGTTTTTGTCGTTAGCGTTTAGCAATTACCAAATGTTGCAACAGACTGGACGTTGGCGATAA
- a CDS encoding helix-turn-helix domain-containing protein — protein MTAGTKIRNLMRLLDASDAPFWAIDPKGKLIYLSAATAKWLGIDGAHLLQRRAIAGSPLSNDPLDLLAATLSPPPGLDRRGTASLRVQPAGDANRRIAPIDVRFVRVGQGESGLTIAIGGQFSDRVADEELADAAAVRQQLDAWRKRHAGIATIATAGVSSSAKRLRARIQVASSVRTHIGLFGPTGCHSESIAMRIHQQSAPREAIAIVDGPLMDPELLDASIVPVVNQLASSPEAQATVLVRGLDEMPLDAQRHLVHLLLSHSGRLRLLGLGSDASCIDTNAISSTSTSNDANVSERAKPPVDAALADLLASLTVTIDPLSSRSEDIPLLAAAVVDARHAAGEGVGERLSRAALDALVIYPWPNNFEELDAAMRHAVRSATRDAIGPENFPLAIRSFRPGDVAQRRKVQSVSLDEMLESFELKMIHSALEASDGNRAAAARLLGITRSRLLRRIESVTSDPKHAQPTTTAKKPASPADREQT, from the coding sequence ATGACCGCAGGAACAAAGATCCGCAACTTGATGCGTCTACTGGACGCGTCCGATGCACCGTTTTGGGCGATCGACCCTAAGGGCAAACTCATTTACCTGTCGGCTGCGACAGCGAAATGGCTGGGGATCGACGGAGCCCACCTGCTGCAGCGTCGTGCGATCGCAGGGAGCCCGCTCTCAAACGATCCCCTCGATCTGCTCGCCGCGACGCTCTCGCCCCCTCCGGGGCTCGATCGGCGCGGCACCGCTTCGCTGCGTGTCCAGCCCGCGGGCGATGCCAATCGTCGCATCGCCCCCATCGACGTTCGCTTCGTCCGCGTGGGACAAGGCGAGTCGGGGCTAACGATTGCGATCGGTGGACAGTTTAGTGACCGCGTGGCCGACGAGGAACTTGCCGACGCGGCCGCGGTGCGGCAACAACTCGATGCATGGCGAAAACGCCACGCGGGCATCGCCACCATCGCCACGGCTGGCGTTTCCTCCTCGGCGAAACGTCTGCGAGCCAGAATTCAGGTCGCATCCTCGGTGCGCACTCACATCGGACTGTTTGGCCCCACGGGGTGTCATTCGGAGTCCATCGCGATGCGCATCCACCAACAATCGGCGCCGCGCGAAGCGATCGCGATCGTCGACGGCCCCTTGATGGACCCTGAACTACTCGATGCGTCGATCGTACCGGTCGTCAATCAACTCGCAAGCTCGCCGGAAGCCCAGGCGACGGTCTTGGTACGTGGGTTGGATGAGATGCCGCTGGATGCTCAGCGACATCTGGTTCACCTGCTGCTCTCGCACAGTGGCCGTCTGCGGTTGCTCGGTCTTGGCAGCGACGCGTCGTGCATTGATACCAACGCGATCTCGAGCACGAGCACCAGCAACGATGCAAACGTTAGCGAGCGGGCCAAGCCACCCGTCGACGCGGCCCTGGCCGATCTACTCGCTTCGCTAACCGTCACCATCGATCCCCTTTCCTCTCGCAGCGAAGACATCCCACTGCTAGCAGCCGCGGTCGTCGATGCACGTCATGCCGCAGGCGAAGGGGTGGGTGAACGACTAAGTCGCGCGGCGCTTGACGCGTTGGTCATCTATCCTTGGCCGAACAATTTCGAAGAACTCGATGCCGCGATGCGGCACGCGGTGCGAAGTGCGACGCGAGACGCGATTGGCCCCGAAAATTTCCCTCTGGCGATACGCTCATTCCGTCCCGGTGATGTCGCACAACGTCGCAAGGTGCAAAGTGTTTCGTTGGACGAAATGCTTGAGTCGTTTGAATTGAAGATGATCCATAGCGCGTTGGAGGCGAGCGACGGCAACCGCGCCGCGGCGGCCCGCTTGCTTGGTATCACACGCTCGCGATTGCTACGCCGAATCGAGTCGGTCACAAGCGATCCGAAGCACGCCCAGCCGACAACCACCGCTAAGAAGCCTGCCTCGCCTGCGGATCGCGAGCAGACATGA
- the arsC gene encoding arsenate reductase (glutaredoxin) (This arsenate reductase requires both glutathione and glutaredoxin to convert arsenate to arsenite, after which the efflux transporter formed by ArsA and ArsB can extrude the arsenite from the cell, providing resistance.) — protein MTTIFHNPRCSKSREAVELLQSSGIQFDVVKYLEHPPSEKELGKIVKMLGIKPEQLVRKKEKLFAELQLGDKSLSDNEWLATLAAHPKLIERPIVVHNQKAAIGRPIENIAALLDE, from the coding sequence ATGACAACGATTTTCCATAACCCTCGCTGTTCCAAATCTCGCGAAGCGGTGGAACTGCTTCAATCGAGTGGAATCCAATTTGATGTAGTGAAGTACCTGGAGCATCCGCCCAGCGAGAAGGAGCTTGGCAAAATCGTCAAGATGCTGGGAATCAAACCAGAACAACTGGTTCGCAAAAAGGAGAAACTGTTTGCCGAACTGCAGCTCGGCGACAAATCGCTGTCCGACAACGAGTGGCTGGCCACGTTGGCCGCCCATCCAAAGTTGATCGAACGTCCAATCGTCGTTCACAACCAAAAAGCGGCCATCGGTCGTCCGATTGAGAACATCGCCGCGTTGCTTGACGAGTAA
- a CDS encoding DUF3299 domain-containing protein, which produces MSAELQMSSSSDAVDFPYRAVSRAAIASMIFFVLALPGLIPTFSPLLILTAVGVAAGIVGLRATKQFPDEFGGGALAKFGLIANAALLLCGVSLHVYIYLTEVPEGYTRVPFQELQQPQSVPDSPTRFAYDIDGEKVFIKGYIHPASGGGALRQFILVPDLGTCCFGGQPKSSDMIEVTVAHGKNVKAGLTKRKLAGKFQLNRAPQKLTDFDNNIFYRLKADQVR; this is translated from the coding sequence ATGTCAGCTGAACTTCAAATGTCATCGTCTAGCGATGCGGTCGATTTCCCGTATCGTGCGGTCAGCCGAGCGGCAATTGCATCGATGATCTTCTTTGTCTTGGCGCTGCCAGGACTGATCCCCACCTTCTCGCCGCTGTTGATTTTGACAGCCGTGGGAGTGGCGGCAGGGATCGTTGGACTGCGAGCCACGAAGCAATTTCCCGACGAATTTGGCGGCGGGGCTCTGGCGAAATTTGGTTTGATCGCAAATGCCGCGTTGCTGCTTTGTGGGGTCTCGCTGCACGTCTATATTTACTTGACGGAAGTCCCCGAAGGCTACACGCGTGTTCCGTTTCAGGAACTCCAACAACCGCAAAGCGTGCCGGACTCGCCGACGCGATTTGCCTATGACATTGACGGCGAAAAAGTCTTTATTAAAGGCTACATTCACCCCGCCTCGGGCGGCGGAGCATTGCGACAATTCATTCTCGTTCCCGACCTCGGGACCTGTTGCTTTGGGGGCCAGCCCAAAAGTAGTGACATGATCGAAGTCACCGTCGCGCATGGGAAAAATGTCAAAGCGGGGCTAACCAAACGAAAACTCGCTGGAAAATTCCAGCTCAATCGCGCTCCCCAGAAGCTGACTGATTTTGACAACAACATCTTCTATCGACTAAAAGCGGACCAAGTCCGCTAG
- a CDS encoding DUF3299 domain-containing protein: MPWYNTALALLVVAIPSVVWADSPKSSANEGASTRSASTSRERPIEKVAGVVERKSSEASIAKGDITFDDLKFEIEKDAPFAKEALSQDVKRLDGIKVKLRGYILPSTLFKDTDISEFVLVRDNQECCFGPGAALFDCVIVEMLPGQTTDFVTRPVTVEGKFKIDTEKYKYPGGKGPRGATHFAIFKIDGMTVK; this comes from the coding sequence ATGCCTTGGTACAACACCGCACTTGCCCTCCTGGTCGTCGCCATTCCATCGGTCGTGTGGGCCGATTCACCGAAGTCGAGTGCGAACGAAGGGGCGTCCACGCGGTCCGCTTCCACTTCTCGGGAGAGGCCAATCGAGAAGGTGGCGGGGGTCGTCGAACGCAAAAGCAGTGAGGCGTCGATCGCCAAGGGAGACATTACCTTTGACGATTTGAAGTTTGAAATCGAGAAGGATGCCCCGTTTGCAAAGGAGGCGCTGTCGCAAGACGTCAAGCGACTCGATGGCATCAAGGTCAAGCTGCGCGGCTATATCCTGCCAAGCACCTTGTTCAAGGACACCGACATCAGCGAGTTTGTGCTCGTGCGTGATAACCAGGAATGCTGTTTCGGACCTGGTGCGGCGCTGTTTGATTGTGTGATTGTCGAGATGCTCCCAGGCCAAACGACCGACTTTGTGACCCGCCCGGTGACCGTCGAAGGCAAGTTCAAGATCGATACGGAAAAGTACAAGTATCCCGGCGGCAAAGGCCCTCGCGGGGCAACTCATTTCGCGATCTTCAAGATCGACGGCATGACGGTCAAGTAA